GGCTGAGCCAGACCAAGGCGTTGCTCCTCCGTCCCGTAGTCATGCTGATCGGTGTGGTCATCAGCGCCGTCATCTTCCACCGTACCGGTGTTGCCACCTGGGACCTCTATCAGGACGGCACCATACTGTTTCGCACGATCAAGTTCCCTGAATTCTGGATATGGTGGGTTATGCCCTTCGGGATGCTTCTCATGACCATCCAATTTCTGCGGATGCTTACCGAGAGCGTCAGGAACCTCACTGCCCATCTGGCACACGCGAAGGCGCCGAGATGACCCCGGCTCCCGGCCCGTCCAGCGCGAATGGAGTGGTGGGGCTTCCTTATCGTCATTCTCGCCCTGTTGGTCTTCTTCATGGTGATGGGCCTTCCGGTCGCCTTCGCCTTCGCGGGGGCCAACATAATCGGGCTGCTGCTCGTCGCTGCGGGAACGAAGGGCCTTGTAGTCATACCCGGCAGCATCTTCTCCTCGGTCTCGTCGTTCACCCTGGTTGCCATCCCCATGTTCTTCCTCCTTGGCGAGGTACTGTTCCAGTCCCGGGTCATCGCGATGATCATCGACGTCATCGACAAATGGATCGGGCAACTCCGTGCCCG
Above is a window of Dehalococcoidia bacterium DNA encoding:
- a CDS encoding TRAP transporter small permease; translation: MLALRMVGGISSRWFDHLLEICAYLSGTLVGLMAVGIGYEVFMRRVLNNPTSWVTDFSEYALLFITFLSAPWLLREGGHVSMTVVTERLSQTKALLLRPVVMLIGVVISAVIFHRTGVATWDLYQDGTILFRTIKFPEFWIWWVMPFGMLLMTIQFLRMLTESVRNLTAHLAHAKAPR